A genome region from Fervidobacterium changbaicum includes the following:
- a CDS encoding ABC transporter permease: MVKRTVKLTVALIPIFYIIIALLVPFILNLRFAGGFSLTALVDNASKIKFTIYQALVSSVFTTLLGIPGAYLVGRTKIHPVIKKVFRVMSSIPFVLPGITMAIGFFLVFGNKGLYSHMLRLLGLDVRILYTFTAILLGHVFYNFPLFIRIVGEAWENMDGYLIEAAKVDGASKWQVFWKVEVPVLLPSILRAFFLTYIYTFTSFSVVLILGGIRYSTLEVAIYMYSRITFDFKAASTLMLFQLLFISVLGFFTSIKRESYEKHHYRHLDKFPLWGYFFFGVSALLIFIPLVYSALSGFLDYYGKFSLTNFRMLLSEDLEYLVGTNFKSMVLYTVVIAFTSSLISVIISMFAGYYSSRGRRSYYIVLIPAAMSSVTIAFSYVFVNIPVLLKLILVHSLINLPITFGILEAGWRNVPESIIDAAKVDGADAVRWIWKIAIPLIKNYVFIAFVYSFTISVGETSGTLTLAEPPITTFAAVVFRLMSSRNTEIAMALNTFYFIFVVSLFIIIEMLRKEETA, translated from the coding sequence ATGGTAAAACGGACCGTCAAATTGACAGTTGCGCTGATTCCCATTTTTTACATAATCATCGCGTTACTTGTACCTTTTATCCTAAACCTTCGATTTGCCGGAGGGTTTTCTCTTACCGCTCTGGTCGATAACGCTTCGAAGATAAAGTTCACGATATATCAAGCTTTGGTATCTTCGGTATTCACAACACTACTGGGAATACCCGGTGCGTACCTCGTTGGAAGAACTAAGATACATCCGGTTATAAAAAAAGTTTTTCGTGTGATGTCTAGCATACCGTTTGTGTTACCAGGTATCACAATGGCAATAGGCTTTTTCCTGGTATTTGGCAACAAAGGATTGTACTCACATATGCTAAGGCTTCTGGGACTTGATGTTCGCATACTCTACACGTTTACAGCGATACTTTTAGGTCATGTGTTCTACAACTTCCCGCTCTTCATCAGGATAGTTGGGGAAGCTTGGGAGAATATGGATGGTTATTTAATTGAGGCCGCAAAGGTCGATGGCGCCAGTAAATGGCAAGTATTTTGGAAAGTGGAGGTACCGGTACTTCTTCCGTCTATCCTCAGGGCGTTTTTTCTCACATACATTTACACATTTACGAGCTTTTCAGTGGTCTTGATACTCGGTGGTATCAGATACTCCACTCTCGAAGTGGCAATTTACATGTACTCAAGAATTACTTTCGATTTCAAAGCGGCATCCACACTCATGCTTTTCCAACTCTTGTTCATCTCCGTTCTTGGCTTTTTTACATCCATTAAAAGGGAGAGCTATGAAAAGCATCACTACCGGCATCTTGATAAATTCCCTCTTTGGGGCTATTTTTTCTTTGGAGTATCGGCACTTTTGATCTTTATACCGCTTGTTTATTCCGCACTTTCGGGCTTTTTAGATTACTACGGTAAGTTTTCACTGACGAATTTCAGAATGCTTCTCTCAGAAGACTTAGAGTACCTTGTAGGGACGAACTTTAAAAGTATGGTTCTGTACACGGTTGTTATAGCCTTCACCTCTTCACTGATAAGTGTTATAATTTCGATGTTTGCTGGATACTATTCGTCAAGAGGAAGAAGGTCGTATTATATTGTACTCATACCGGCTGCCATGTCGTCGGTGACGATAGCGTTTTCATACGTCTTTGTCAATATTCCCGTGCTTCTTAAACTCATCCTTGTTCATTCTCTGATTAACTTGCCTATCACTTTCGGTATACTTGAAGCTGGGTGGAGGAATGTACCGGAGAGTATCATCGATGCAGCAAAAGTGGACGGAGCAGACGCTGTACGATGGATATGGAAGATAGCGATTCCTTTGATAAAGAACTACGTCTTTATAGCTTTCGTTTATTCGTTTACAATCTCCGTTGGTGAGACATCTGGTACTCTAACACTTGCTGAACCTCCTATAACAACGTTCGCAGCTGTTGTGTTCAGGTTGATGAGTTCAAGGAACACAGAAATAGCGATGGCACTCAATACATTTTACTTTATCTTCGTCGTCTCATTGTTCATAATAATAGAGATGCTAAGAAAGGAGGAAACTGCATGA
- a CDS encoding phospho-sugar mutase — MILFGTGGIRGIMREGEFDEKTVAVASKGVAEYMKMKGLKKVLIAYDTRNNSQEFAKVSASVFAGEGMDVYVFGEPVPTPVLSYGVRKLGMDMGVVITASHNPPEYNGYKVYTSNGVQAVPEVTDVLTEMVKRAWNQPINAVEEYKIVPNEVLDEYISDVAKLVNVDLKGLKVVYSPLHGTGARFVPKLLRMLGAEVVEVVEQMEHNGNFPTVKTPNPEDDRALELLKKYMADYNVDLGLATDPDADRVGVVFKDVRLTGNQVGVLLSKMLIDEYLSSGRNKGMLVKTIVTTDMVRPMCDESGIKLFEVPTGFKFIGDLVEKGKDLDFVFGFEESCGYLTGDLARDKDAVLACGLVAKAAVRFDLLNKMEELYKQYGYYFEKLVNFDFKSVEQALDVYAKLKQTKAEEVKQVIDYSEGYNGVIPNETLRLDFDNARIYVRPSGTEPKMKAYVMVKAQTKEQALADLEKFEAKIRSIVDGILAK, encoded by the coding sequence ATGATACTTTTCGGAACAGGTGGTATAAGAGGGATAATGAGAGAAGGGGAGTTCGATGAAAAAACCGTAGCTGTTGCATCGAAGGGCGTAGCCGAGTATATGAAGATGAAAGGTCTCAAAAAAGTTCTGATAGCATATGATACAAGGAACAACTCACAAGAATTTGCAAAGGTCAGTGCATCTGTATTTGCGGGTGAAGGTATGGACGTTTATGTTTTTGGAGAACCAGTACCAACGCCTGTCTTGTCTTATGGTGTACGAAAACTCGGCATGGATATGGGAGTTGTGATAACCGCGAGTCACAACCCCCCTGAATACAACGGTTACAAAGTCTATACATCAAACGGTGTCCAGGCAGTACCAGAAGTTACCGACGTACTTACCGAAATGGTGAAACGAGCATGGAACCAACCAATAAATGCGGTGGAAGAGTATAAAATAGTGCCGAACGAGGTGCTTGATGAATACATTTCGGATGTGGCAAAGCTTGTGAATGTAGATTTAAAAGGCTTGAAGGTAGTTTATTCTCCTCTCCACGGAACAGGTGCAAGATTTGTACCCAAACTACTGAGAATGCTTGGAGCGGAAGTCGTAGAGGTCGTCGAGCAGATGGAGCACAACGGGAATTTCCCAACTGTGAAGACACCGAATCCAGAAGATGATAGAGCACTTGAACTATTGAAAAAGTACATGGCAGACTATAATGTAGACCTTGGACTTGCAACAGACCCAGATGCAGACAGGGTTGGTGTTGTATTTAAAGACGTCAGGTTAACAGGTAATCAGGTCGGGGTTTTACTATCCAAAATGTTGATTGATGAATACTTAAGTTCTGGAAGGAATAAAGGTATGCTCGTAAAGACCATAGTAACAACAGATATGGTGAGACCTATGTGCGACGAAAGTGGGATAAAATTGTTTGAAGTACCGACGGGTTTCAAGTTCATCGGTGATTTGGTTGAGAAAGGGAAAGACCTGGACTTTGTCTTTGGATTCGAAGAAAGTTGTGGGTACTTAACCGGGGATTTAGCAAGAGACAAAGACGCGGTCCTTGCTTGTGGATTGGTGGCAAAAGCAGCCGTTAGGTTTGATCTACTTAACAAGATGGAAGAACTATACAAACAGTACGGATACTATTTTGAAAAACTCGTCAATTTCGACTTCAAATCGGTTGAACAAGCGCTCGATGTATACGCTAAGTTGAAACAAACAAAAGCTGAAGAAGTTAAGCAAGTTATCGACTACTCAGAAGGGTACAACGGGGTAATTCCAAACGAAACTCTGAGATTAGATTTCGACAACGCACGTATTTATGTCAGACCTTCGGGTACAGAACCAAAAATGAAGGCCTACGTGATGGTAAAAGCACAAACAAAAGAGCAAGCGCTCGCTGACTTAGAGAAATTCGAAGCAAAGATAAGGAGTATCGTCGATGGAATTTTAGCAAAATGA
- a CDS encoding PhzF family phenazine biosynthesis protein has protein sequence MKFFVADAFTNKPFLGNPAGVVILENQDNLSDSVMQNIAKEVRFSETAFVRSISKDEFDIRYFTPVAEVDLCGHATIGSFKVLEYLELVKAGCVYKAHTRAGIIDVSIEEGKVMMEQATPVMGEELEMDDIKKVAELLGIEEDEIGDRKYTLKPQAVSTGLWDLIVPVKSKQTLFSLSPDFDSISDYCRINNIVSFHIFTLDETRALANCRDFAPLYGIPEESATGTANGALIYYLYKHGIVEPEKMYEVIQGETMNRMSNIFAKVHLKDGVYKAYVGGDAKIVIEGSLLI, from the coding sequence ATGAAGTTCTTCGTGGCGGATGCTTTTACAAACAAGCCATTCTTGGGCAACCCTGCGGGAGTTGTGATTTTAGAAAATCAGGACAATCTAAGTGACTCTGTTATGCAGAACATTGCTAAAGAGGTCAGATTCTCTGAAACGGCTTTTGTAAGAAGCATTTCAAAGGATGAATTCGATATCAGGTACTTTACTCCCGTTGCAGAGGTTGACCTCTGCGGCCACGCGACAATTGGTTCTTTCAAGGTATTGGAATACTTGGAGTTAGTCAAAGCAGGCTGCGTATACAAAGCTCACACTCGTGCTGGTATTATCGATGTATCTATAGAAGAAGGGAAAGTGATGATGGAACAGGCAACACCGGTAATGGGGGAAGAGCTAGAGATGGATGATATTAAGAAGGTGGCTGAACTGCTTGGTATAGAGGAAGATGAGATCGGAGATAGAAAGTATACATTAAAACCACAAGCGGTCAGTACAGGACTTTGGGATCTGATCGTACCAGTTAAATCAAAACAGACGCTTTTCTCGTTATCACCTGATTTTGATAGTATATCGGATTACTGCAGGATAAACAATATTGTTAGTTTCCATATTTTCACGCTTGATGAAACTCGCGCACTTGCAAATTGTCGAGATTTTGCTCCTCTCTACGGGATACCTGAAGAATCCGCAACGGGAACAGCGAATGGTGCGTTGATTTACTATCTGTACAAGCACGGTATCGTTGAACCGGAAAAGATGTACGAGGTAATCCAAGGTGAAACCATGAATAGGATGTCCAACATATTTGCCAAAGTACACTTGAAAGATGGAGTGTATAAAGCATACGTGGGTGGGGATGCGAAGATAGTTATCGAAGGTAGTCTTCTGATTTGA
- a CDS encoding metallophosphoesterase family protein, which translates to MRKIAFISDIHSNLEALSAVLEDIKKKNLDEIYCLGDLVGYGPNPNEVVEIIRQYNIPTVMGNYDDAIGYEKDSCGCAYNPGRETEVGDESINWTIKHTTKENKDFLKKLPHKLSIEVEGVKILLVHGSPANHLLEYVKPSTSADRLKILLRNVEEDIIINGHTHLMMARHLFGKTVLNPGSVGRTKDGIPGATYLILYVESGVYWYEFVRVPYDVKTTVEKIVKASLPVELATVLALGQTFDMGEGKNAKSTNKENQQEDQESGIEFKI; encoded by the coding sequence ATGAGAAAAATAGCGTTTATTTCTGATATACATTCGAACTTAGAAGCTTTAAGTGCAGTACTTGAGGACATCAAAAAGAAGAATTTAGACGAAATATATTGCCTCGGTGACCTTGTAGGCTACGGTCCAAACCCAAACGAAGTGGTTGAGATAATACGTCAGTACAACATCCCGACTGTTATGGGAAATTATGACGATGCAATTGGCTATGAGAAAGACAGCTGCGGCTGTGCGTACAATCCTGGCAGGGAGACAGAAGTAGGGGATGAATCGATCAACTGGACTATAAAACACACCACAAAAGAAAACAAAGACTTTCTCAAAAAGCTCCCCCACAAACTTTCCATCGAAGTTGAGGGTGTAAAGATCTTGCTGGTCCACGGGAGTCCCGCTAATCACTTGCTTGAATATGTGAAACCCTCAACCTCTGCTGATAGGCTGAAGATATTGTTAAGGAATGTAGAAGAAGATATCATCATCAACGGTCACACACACTTGATGATGGCACGGCATCTTTTTGGTAAGACCGTACTAAACCCAGGAAGCGTTGGAAGGACAAAAGACGGTATTCCGGGGGCTACCTATTTGATTTTGTACGTTGAGAGCGGAGTTTACTGGTATGAATTTGTGAGAGTGCCATATGATGTGAAAACAACGGTGGAGAAGATAGTAAAGGCAAGTCTACCTGTTGAACTTGCGACGGTCTTAGCACTCGGTCAGACCTTTGATATGGGAGAAGGAAAAAACGCAAAGTCCACCAACAAAGAGAATCAACAAGAAGATCAAGAAAGTGGTATCGAATTCAAAATATGA
- the trmFO gene encoding methylenetetrahydrofolate--tRNA-(uracil(54)-C(5))-methyltransferase (FADH(2)-oxidizing) TrmFO, with protein sequence MQEIHVVGAGLAGSEVAWQLVKKGHKVVIHEMKRIKKSPVHTSNLFAELVCSNSLKSMDLKNAEGLLKEEMRLFGSLILDCAMENRVPAGKALAVDREKFAKCVTEKLLKTGLVEVVDEEVKEPGSEGIWVIATGPTTDGELAEWIKKVTGGVLNFFDAVAPIISAESINMDVCYVADRYGVGSGDYINCPMNKEQYEAFWEAIVNAEVVEMDDFDRKLLFERCQPIEEIARSGKDAMRYGPLRPVGLRDPKTGKEPYAVVQLRKENVEGTMYNLVGFQTRLKWGEQLRIIRMIPGLENAEILRYGVMHRNSYIESPKVLDKFLRLKSDPRIFFAGQITGVEGYVESAMTGLYVGLNIARLVEGKEMVEFPRKTMCGALIDYITSAHELKPMYANFGLIGGGKNREKVAQKALEEMKQFIESTGEKHIEGGI encoded by the coding sequence ATTCAAGAAATACACGTTGTTGGTGCAGGGCTTGCAGGTAGTGAAGTTGCATGGCAGCTTGTGAAAAAGGGTCACAAGGTTGTCATCCATGAGATGAAAAGGATAAAGAAGTCGCCAGTGCACACAAGCAACCTCTTTGCTGAGCTTGTTTGTAGTAATTCGTTGAAGTCGATGGATTTGAAGAATGCCGAAGGGCTTTTGAAAGAAGAAATGAGATTGTTCGGAAGTTTAATTTTGGACTGTGCCATGGAAAATCGAGTGCCTGCGGGAAAAGCTCTAGCTGTTGATAGGGAAAAGTTCGCGAAGTGCGTTACTGAGAAGCTTTTGAAAACCGGACTTGTGGAAGTTGTCGATGAAGAAGTAAAAGAACCGGGTTCTGAAGGCATATGGGTGATAGCTACTGGTCCTACAACGGATGGTGAATTGGCAGAGTGGATTAAAAAAGTTACTGGCGGTGTTTTAAATTTCTTCGATGCGGTTGCACCGATAATCAGTGCGGAAAGCATAAATATGGATGTCTGTTATGTAGCTGATAGATACGGTGTAGGTTCCGGGGATTACATAAACTGTCCAATGAACAAGGAGCAGTACGAGGCGTTTTGGGAAGCGATTGTAAATGCGGAAGTTGTTGAAATGGACGATTTTGATAGAAAGCTTCTTTTCGAACGTTGCCAACCGATAGAAGAAATAGCTCGTAGTGGTAAAGATGCGATGAGGTATGGCCCGTTGAGACCAGTTGGACTTCGAGATCCAAAAACAGGAAAGGAACCATACGCGGTTGTGCAGCTAAGAAAAGAAAATGTAGAAGGAACGATGTATAACCTGGTCGGCTTCCAGACAAGGCTGAAATGGGGAGAACAATTAAGAATAATCAGAATGATTCCGGGATTGGAAAACGCGGAGATTCTAAGATACGGTGTGATGCACAGGAACAGTTATATCGAATCACCGAAAGTTTTAGATAAATTCCTCAGACTGAAAAGTGATCCAAGGATATTCTTCGCTGGTCAGATAACAGGTGTGGAAGGATATGTAGAATCCGCGATGACAGGCCTTTATGTTGGGCTGAATATTGCAAGGTTGGTCGAAGGGAAAGAGATGGTCGAATTCCCAAGAAAGACGATGTGTGGTGCACTGATAGATTACATAACGAGTGCGCATGAATTAAAGCCCATGTATGCGAATTTCGGGCTGATAGGTGGAGGCAAGAATCGCGAAAAGGTCGCACAAAAAGCTTTGGAAGAGATGAAGCAATTTATCGAAAGCACTGGGGAAAAACATATAGAAGGGGGAATCTAG
- a CDS encoding MATE family efflux transporter gives MESKVNRNIELLLGDYRKAIVKLSIPNMIAMFIQTLYNLVDAVWVAGLGPSTLAGMGLFFPIYMIVISIATGIAVGTSSAIARRIGAKDFDGANAVAEHSIILAIFVGFLTALVGILTLEGVLQFTGASGEALQKAKEYGVIIFLSSVFAMFNNAAIGILRGEGDSKRPMYIILFSSVLNMVLDPIFIYVFKWGIKGAAWATNISVFVASAMLLHLLMFSKKTFLNVGFRKFVLTKSIILDIFTVGFPTALAQITMSVAIYFLNFFASKAGGDMGVATFTGAWRIINLGTLTIIGISSAVTTVTGAAYGARDIKKLESALNYAIKFAEYFAIAIMVGIFFFSKPLAMMFAYSKASAQLLDNISQALKILCLFLPGTPFGMLTSGMFQGIGHGYKSLVTTILRTVIFQLFWTWLFVDVFKIGLAGVWLGIVVGNATASIITYTWGKITIKKLYSIQNQQTEMD, from the coding sequence TTGGAAAGCAAGGTGAATAGGAATATAGAACTCTTGCTGGGAGACTACCGAAAGGCGATTGTTAAGCTTTCCATTCCCAATATGATTGCCATGTTTATCCAAACGTTATACAACCTTGTTGATGCCGTATGGGTTGCAGGTTTGGGACCTTCTACGCTCGCTGGTATGGGCTTGTTTTTCCCGATATACATGATAGTTATCTCAATTGCAACTGGTATAGCGGTCGGTACCAGCTCTGCAATTGCGCGAAGGATAGGTGCTAAGGATTTTGACGGTGCAAATGCGGTGGCTGAACATTCGATAATCCTTGCCATCTTTGTAGGTTTCTTGACCGCTCTTGTTGGTATTTTAACACTTGAAGGGGTTCTTCAGTTCACCGGTGCGTCCGGAGAAGCTCTACAAAAAGCAAAAGAATATGGAGTCATTATCTTTTTGTCTTCAGTATTTGCAATGTTTAACAACGCTGCTATCGGTATCCTCCGTGGTGAGGGAGATTCAAAAAGGCCTATGTATATAATACTTTTCAGTTCGGTTTTGAATATGGTTCTTGATCCGATTTTCATATACGTTTTTAAATGGGGTATTAAAGGAGCAGCGTGGGCGACGAATATCTCGGTATTTGTAGCGAGTGCTATGCTTTTGCACCTTCTGATGTTTTCAAAAAAGACATTTTTGAATGTTGGTTTCAGAAAGTTTGTTCTTACTAAAAGCATCATTCTGGATATCTTTACTGTCGGTTTCCCAACCGCACTTGCGCAGATCACAATGTCTGTAGCTATATATTTCCTTAACTTCTTTGCATCAAAAGCAGGCGGAGATATGGGAGTAGCAACGTTCACAGGTGCTTGGAGGATAATAAACTTAGGAACGTTAACTATTATTGGAATCTCATCGGCCGTAACGACGGTAACTGGGGCAGCATACGGCGCAAGGGATATTAAAAAGCTTGAATCGGCGCTTAACTATGCAATCAAATTCGCAGAGTACTTTGCAATTGCGATAATGGTAGGGATTTTCTTTTTCTCAAAGCCACTTGCGATGATGTTTGCGTACTCCAAAGCTTCTGCTCAGCTCTTGGACAATATCTCTCAGGCTCTTAAGATACTTTGCCTTTTCTTACCAGGTACACCTTTCGGAATGCTCACTTCTGGCATGTTTCAAGGCATTGGACATGGTTACAAAAGTCTGGTAACAACGATATTGAGAACGGTGATATTCCAGCTCTTCTGGACGTGGTTATTTGTAGACGTGTTTAAAATAGGACTGGCTGGAGTATGGTTGGGAATCGTCGTGGGTAACGCTACCGCTTCGATAATAACCTACACGTGGGGCAAGATCACCATAAAGAAGCTGTATTCCATACAGAACCAACAAACGGAAATGGATTAA
- the pcm gene encoding protein-L-isoaspartate O-methyltransferase: MYEHLEYYGVSKKVIEAMNKIDRKLFVPPEYQDSAYVDTPLPIGYGQTISAPHMVGLMCEYLELREGNKVLEVGTGSGYNAAVMSLLVGPTGKIYTVEVVKPLYDRAKKIIQQLGLENVEVFLSDGKFGLEEFAPYDKITVTCYAKEIPPALIEQLSDGGILLIPVGDEYVQILKRIRKHGTKIAEESLGHVRFVPMV; the protein is encoded by the coding sequence TTGTACGAACATCTTGAATATTACGGTGTATCAAAAAAAGTCATTGAGGCTATGAACAAAATAGACAGGAAACTTTTTGTGCCACCGGAATATCAAGATAGTGCTTACGTTGATACGCCACTCCCTATAGGCTACGGTCAAACCATATCCGCCCCACATATGGTGGGATTGATGTGCGAATACTTAGAGCTAAGAGAAGGAAACAAAGTGCTGGAAGTTGGTACCGGGAGTGGATACAACGCTGCTGTAATGTCATTACTTGTTGGTCCAACTGGAAAGATATACACCGTCGAAGTAGTTAAACCACTCTACGATAGGGCAAAAAAAATTATCCAGCAGCTGGGACTTGAAAACGTCGAAGTATTCTTAAGCGATGGAAAGTTTGGGTTAGAAGAATTCGCTCCTTACGATAAAATCACCGTGACTTGCTATGCAAAAGAAATCCCACCAGCGTTGATCGAGCAGCTTAGCGATGGTGGGATTTTGCTTATTCCTGTCGGAGACGAATACGTGCAAATCTTGAAAAGAATAAGAAAACACGGAACAAAGATCGCCGAAGAATCCTTAGGGCATGTCAGATTCGTACCTATGGTTTAG
- a CDS encoding calcium/sodium antiporter has protein sequence MLLNFLLFALGLVLVSIGADKVVEGASAIAKKLRVSDLVIGLTIVAFGTSAPELAVNVVSSIKKNSDIALGNIIGSNIFNILVVAGFSAMLRPIAVKHSTLKKEIPLSLIAALSVLALGNKGRDLPSLITRGDGVVLLCFFAIFIAYVFEMAKKDREIFEEMEMAKLKNISTWLSVIYIIGGLIGLSFGGRIIVSSATQIAKVFGVSDKLIGLTIVAAGTSIPEFATSLVAAIKGKNEIALGNVVGSNIFNIFFILGISAIINPLNYPIVLNADVLLLIAITVILTLFSKDLRLSRIEGALFFAAYIGYTAYLIFRG, from the coding sequence GTGCTTCTGAATTTCTTATTGTTTGCTTTGGGACTCGTTTTGGTAAGTATCGGTGCCGATAAAGTTGTAGAGGGTGCCTCAGCTATCGCAAAGAAGCTCAGAGTTTCAGACCTTGTCATCGGGCTCACGATAGTTGCTTTTGGAACATCCGCACCAGAGTTAGCGGTGAATGTTGTTTCATCCATCAAGAAGAATTCAGATATCGCACTTGGTAATATAATTGGTAGCAATATCTTCAACATCCTTGTGGTTGCAGGGTTTTCTGCGATGCTACGACCGATAGCCGTGAAACATTCGACTTTGAAGAAAGAAATTCCCCTTAGCCTGATAGCTGCTTTGTCTGTGCTCGCACTTGGCAATAAGGGGCGGGACCTCCCCTCACTTATTACACGTGGTGACGGTGTTGTGTTACTATGCTTTTTCGCCATTTTCATTGCTTACGTATTCGAGATGGCAAAAAAAGATAGAGAGATATTTGAGGAGATGGAAATGGCAAAGTTAAAAAATATAAGTACCTGGCTCTCCGTAATTTACATAATCGGAGGTCTGATAGGTCTTTCGTTTGGAGGACGTATAATTGTCAGCAGTGCGACACAAATAGCAAAGGTATTTGGAGTTTCCGATAAGTTGATAGGTTTGACAATAGTTGCTGCTGGTACATCTATACCTGAGTTTGCCACTTCACTTGTTGCTGCCATAAAAGGCAAAAATGAGATAGCATTGGGCAATGTTGTTGGTTCTAATATTTTCAACATTTTCTTCATACTAGGTATTTCCGCTATCATCAATCCTTTAAATTACCCCATAGTATTGAATGCGGACGTCTTACTGCTTATTGCCATCACGGTTATTCTGACACTTTTCTCAAAGGATTTAAGATTAAGCAGGATTGAGGGCGCACTTTTCTTTGCTGCGTACATAGGATACACCGCGTATTTGATTTTCAGAGGTTAA
- a CDS encoding GGDEF domain-containing protein, protein MIAQKLRKLVIYSSIAFLLFTLVLAILLMANLKSAFNLQLEEFSKNVSKDLEFQFSQKSRELQRVLDTHKSLLDRLSPADEELALYKESLISNFKMLDIDFLAFYESDGLIHTLFLDDQNVSRINNLLDKLSFKQLTGKTYFFLDSPETLFPIQVFVLYPSPRILNLWQIEEPSVITVGNYWTVTDLVKLEELTGASISYSDKPGISSITKLVYSYKLLDHTGKGVAYLIFSKNFTLLTRYLLYVVILVITSIAILISILSVFYVKLKHLALEPFSDIIYAIDNHTPDTVEKYIYRDDEIGSLANTIKKYLHQREQINLYLKELESKNQSLRSLNEQIRQLLEKDVLTGLLTRYVFNSQIERLYVSSKADRIPLSAISIDADDFKRINDTFGHNVGDEVLKGIAEVILKNVRASDFPIRMGGEEILILLPEADIDAAHLIAERIRTKVEEKFKDTPYKVTISLGVTQLKGSDTIESFLKRADEALYISKSNGKNRTTTLF, encoded by the coding sequence ATGATAGCACAAAAACTTAGAAAGCTCGTCATTTATTCATCTATTGCTTTTCTTTTGTTCACACTTGTACTAGCCATTCTACTGATGGCAAATTTAAAAAGCGCATTTAACTTACAGTTAGAAGAGTTTTCAAAGAACGTGTCAAAAGATTTGGAATTTCAATTCAGCCAGAAGAGTAGGGAACTCCAACGCGTACTTGATACCCACAAAAGCCTCCTTGATAGGCTTTCTCCAGCTGATGAAGAATTGGCACTCTACAAAGAGAGTTTGATATCAAATTTTAAAATGCTCGACATTGATTTTCTTGCATTTTATGAAAGCGACGGGCTTATACATACATTATTTCTCGACGACCAAAACGTTAGTAGGATTAATAACCTTTTGGACAAACTCTCCTTCAAGCAACTCACGGGAAAGACGTATTTCTTTCTGGATAGCCCGGAAACTTTGTTTCCCATCCAGGTGTTCGTTCTTTATCCATCACCAAGAATCTTGAACCTATGGCAGATTGAAGAGCCGAGTGTTATTACAGTTGGGAACTACTGGACTGTAACGGACCTGGTAAAGTTAGAAGAGCTAACAGGAGCCTCTATCTCTTATTCAGACAAACCTGGTATTTCCTCGATAACAAAGCTGGTTTATTCTTACAAGCTTTTAGATCACACCGGTAAGGGAGTGGCGTATCTTATCTTTTCAAAGAATTTTACATTGCTCACAAGATATCTCTTGTACGTTGTAATTTTGGTTATAACATCTATTGCTATTCTGATATCTATTCTTTCGGTGTTCTACGTCAAACTGAAGCACTTGGCTCTGGAACCTTTCAGTGATATAATCTACGCAATTGACAACCATACACCTGACACTGTTGAGAAATATATCTACCGAGACGACGAAATCGGCAGTTTAGCCAACACAATAAAAAAGTATCTCCACCAGCGCGAGCAGATAAATCTTTACCTCAAAGAACTCGAAAGTAAAAATCAAAGTCTAAGGTCTCTAAACGAACAGATTCGTCAACTGCTTGAGAAGGATGTTTTGACCGGATTGCTAACAAGATACGTTTTTAACAGCCAAATCGAACGACTCTATGTTTCAAGCAAAGCTGATAGAATTCCGTTGTCCGCAATTTCTATCGATGCAGACGACTTTAAAAGAATTAATGACACGTTCGGACACAACGTGGGTGATGAAGTTTTGAAAGGCATAGCGGAGGTCATATTGAAAAATGTTCGGGCAAGTGATTTTCCGATAAGAATGGGAGGTGAGGAAATACTCATTCTCCTACCAGAAGCAGATATCGATGCAGCACACTTGATTGCGGAAAGAATTCGTACAAAGGTTGAGGAAAAGTTCAAGGACACCCCGTACAAAGTCACTATAAGTCTTGGAGTCACTCAGTTAAAGGGGAGCGATACGATTGAAAGCTTCTTAAAGAGAGCAGACGAGGCGTTGTACATTTCAAAATCAAACGGAAAAAACCGAACTACCACGCTTTTCTGA